Below is a genomic region from Brassica rapa cultivar Chiifu-401-42 chromosome A08, CAAS_Brap_v3.01, whole genome shotgun sequence.
tgtttttcacGATTTTGAAATTTCAAATCAATGACTATCGATTAATCTATAGTTTTGATGTACAAACAACAAGTAAAACCCATAAAAACTTAAGATTCTTTGAAGAAAATCCATGGCGGCCGCAGAAGAAATTTGCAAAAGCGCCAAAGCCCTAATAGGAAAACGAAGAGATAATTACTAAACTGCCActcattaaaaagaaaaaaaaaacaaaagaaaccctTGGTCGAACTCGGGGTTGGCTTGTTAAGAAACAAGCACGGTACCACCAGATAGTGCTGGGTTCGCGGATCAACCTGCCCCGACCCACCCCACCCCGGCGCGGATCGAATCATTTTTCGATTCAAAAACTCGACCCACATAATCCGCAAACAAAAACTTTTATATCCACACCCACCCCGCCAAAACCCGCGGGTAACCCGCCAAACCCGCgggtaatattaattatattaaaaatagttattttaattaaaaatgattattttttaattatataataattattttaattaaaaataattatttttaatttatataatagttattttttaaaaaatactattaaaataatagatttttaattaaaattatataaatatttattgttttttatatattttacaaaaaatgtattttttttcaaaaaaaaacattttttttaatttgcggGTACCCGCGACTCAAATTTGGCTAACCCGCATCCGCCCCGCTCAAAACAATCTCGACCCACACCCGCACCCGcgatttaaaaatttctaattgTTCGACCCGCATCTGCCCCGCAGTGGATCAAAGGGACGTGGCCCGCAGACAATGATTCAAATTTTCAGCTCTACCACCAGACCACATGTCACTCTTTTGTATAATTCCACACACTAGATTTTGTATGTattctatttaaaataaaatacggAAAACAAACAATCAAAGAACACTACCACCAGACCACGTGATATCTATCTTTATTTTACATAACTACAGTAGAtatacatttattttgaaaGTAAAATAAAACCCCAAAATTGATCTCCGATTAATCCCCAAAAGTTCAGTTTTTCACTAAGCCTTAGACCCACCCGAAAATGCGTATAACTCCTAGCAAATTTTCAAACAAATCAGAACCTAATCAATTTTTATCATTTGCTAGGATTCGAATGAAATACTAGCAACAAAAATTGCTTTTGTTGGTCGTATAGATCATATATAGATCTCTTTTTCACGAATTTGTATTTAACatctgtttataattttttaatattaaattatacatttaaaacattatatatatatatatatatatatatatatactggtATTATATGTACAACTaaataaagtaaaattaaaaataaaaaaatgactgCAAGAGAAATTTTGAACTACTAGTTTTACTAAGTATTactaagataaataaaaaaagcttCAAACATGTTTAAAGCGTCTATAACATATTTAACCCatgttattaatatataattaaaatttcacTCATTTTAAATGTGTGCatgcaaaatattttaaaaacactattattatatttacacTTAATAGTACCCAAGGTAgtagtaatactatcttattCATAGTAATACTTTTGCAAATTTCAACATTTATTAGTAATACCAcgtgaaaaataaagaaattttagtAAAACCAATGCATTTAGACAGTTTTAGATCATATATAACACTTGCATAGAAAAAAAAGCAGAAAATATGCAATTTTTATAATTCACCTTATTATGGCATCACCATCTAGACACTAAGTATGGAAGATAAGGAAGGTTTTTTTGTGGAAATGAAAAGTTTTCTAAcaacttaataaattttaaagatttCACGACTAATTTGATTTAAACAGATATATGGACATATAACTTCAAAATACATAAGTTATATCtgccaaaaatatataataaaccaaaaatataaagttcTTAGAAATATGCATAAACATAATAGTACAAGGTAATCCAAGGTAATTCAAGGTAGTCTTAGTACTACTAGTAGTCCacaatacatatttatataaataaatataatattaaatcttcaattttatataaaatagtatatatccTTCTGTTTAATGAAAAATGTagattaaaaatgatttaaatgcATTCATGTCCTTAACAACTACATTTATTTAAGCAAAAGCTTTtaagacaaataaaattatttatagaatCAAAGcatattgattaattaaggaaaataatttatataaatattttattaaatttatttttaatattaactgTTGATTAAAACATTATTGAAATGCATGGtttattaaatttgtatttttgaaatatttttatatatccaaaattatgtaaatagtttattctatatatttaaaattaagtgtttattaaaatattatttaaatacatattttattaattttttattttcttaaatattacTGAAATAactttgataaatatttttgcaatcaatttttttattgaaatatgaagtatcttattttaaatttgaaattttttatacaaaatagattaaaaattttagtttagaaAAATGATTTACAGAAacattttattaagtttatttttgaaattgttgattaaaatatattattaaaaataatatttttcttattttattatttataaaaatatattttttggaaaACAGAAAactgaattgaaaaaaaaaattcctataTTTTTTAGCTATATTGATCATTAATATTCTTAAATAAAGAAATTTgctaaaaaaatttggaaaaaaaatctgatcagtacaaaaaaataaaggaaaaaagTTTTCTAGCTATATGAAGTTTACTATAATATGGTGGAAACTATCCAATGTATGAGAATGTGTCAACAACTACATGAAGTTTATGTTAATACATATCACATGTACAAAGTAAATAACAATATGGTGGCAACATCACAATGgagtttaattgattttaagctAAGTCAATTGGGCCAATCcgtaatttattaaacttaataaatttaatgatttattatgtttaataaatttaattgattttgttaataaacttaataatttattaaacttacttaataatttattaaacttacttAATAAACTTTATAACTTTATTAAACTTATttaacttaataaatttattaaacttaataaacttaataatttaataaacttaatcattaactaaacttaataaatttattaagtttagtaaatgattaagtttaagtttattaagtttattaaattattaagtttattaagtttaataaattattaattttattaagttaaagtttattaaattactaaatttattaataaatcaattaagtttattaaacttaataaatcatTAAGTTTAGTAAATTACGGATTGACCCCATTAACTTagcttaaaatcaattaaactcAATTGTGATGTTGCCACcgtattattatttaattcatACATGTGACATGTATTAATATAAACTTCGTGTAGTTGTTGACACATTCTCATATATTGGATGATTTACAccttattatattaaatttcgTGTAGCTAAAACACTTTTTTTCTAAATGGGACCacgtaaacaaaaataatttgaaaaaagaaaaggaaaagaaaatatCCTGGCGGGTCCCGCtgtatttgaaaacaaaaagaaaaaaaaaacaatatatataataatgaaagAAAGGGTAGGAAGGTAAAGGGAAAAAGGTAGGGTAGTGAGAAAAAAAGTGGGGTAGTTAGAATAGATTTTTTCCAACTAGGGTTTATTATAATACTTTCCGAGAATGTCTCAAGAAGCAATAAAACAAAGATAGCACAGGAAGTTAAGACCTTTGTCACGTTTCCACAGCTTCAGGGACATTATATGAATCTATTGTAACTTCTTCTGACAACCACATCCCCGGAAAAATCGTCTGCCATTTccagagaaaataaaataacatcgATTATAACTTTTTTCAGACACAAGAAAGATTCCGACAAGAAGCTTACATTGAGTTTCTTCTGAACAATTCTTGGTCTCTTCTTAGGTCTCCTCGGAGGTCTTTTCCCGATTATAATTGAGTAATCCTCTTCAATCTCTGCTTTCAACAACGAAACCGAGAATTTCAGTTTCTCATTCTTCTCCGATTCTTCTTCGCCTATACCTCTCTTCATTGCCGGCAATCCGTCACCTGGTTCACCACACGCAGCTCCTCTCGTCCTTAGATTCCACGGCCGAGCCGTCGTCACAGCTCCATTGATGGGGGAAGATCTCTGGGTTGCGTGATCTGGAGatggagaagaggaagaaggagatgaatgatGGGAATGTGATGGTAGATTGACGCATCTGAGGAATCTTTGTTGGCCCCAGCGGAGGTAAGGTAAGGTGAAGTTGTGGAGGCGTTTCGATCTTTCTGGAGGAGGCTCCATTCAAGAAAACTTGGCgtctccttcctcttcttttAGATGTTTTGAAGAAGATTCGAATTTTTCgtcctcttcttctctctcgtCTCGCCTTTTGTTGAGCTTCCGAGCAGTTCAAAGTTTTTTCGTATTTATTCTCAGAATtatttgtttttccttttctttattGTAATGTGTGTCGTCCGATTTTTGGGGGGCTTTCTATCTGTTATTAAACTTACTAAACAAAGGGCtatcttaactttttttttttgattatctTATTACGTACATGATGAGTACAGAAGCTGACCTTGGCACAAGAAGCCTCTTTGAGTGAAGCTGAGTTAGCCACTGAACAAAGAAGAGACGGTTATAGACTTCTTCACCTTTACGCTTTCATCATCCTCTAATTGTGATCTTTAGGCAAATCAGAGGAGTGTCTCTGTTTGCATTTGAGGCAAATTCAGAAACGTTTTGTAGCGCTCCGACCGTCCACGGCTAATGGGATTATCCACGCCTGCTCTTTCGTGTCGTGAACCTCATCCCATCCGACGGACGGTGCGTTAATTTTTCCAAGGCCTATAAGTCTTGTTTACTGATTTTGATACGCCTTAAATtgaaggatcactttagctgggtgttggatatgatccgaaAAGGCAAACGGCATTTCTAGAACTGAAATGGATTAAAATGATTGTCAAAAGATGCGGAATGACTCTTGATATACTCaggatctaaggctaaccacccaAGAATGAATGAATGTGTTGAGTaaccaccaaacaacacacaaagacgaattggctgaccaccaaatcaacaagccggttcacaccaatgaactagctaaagaactctctctctcactcagaaaaaaaacaaaaacatagaatgattttatttatagaatgaGACTACATTGTTTGTAGTCAAAGACtaataaagaaaatacaaaataatgcattgaaaatacaaatttgacCAGATCTGAATTAATGAGTTAAAGACTCAGTCTTCCATGTAGATTGGTCAAAGATGACCCTTCAGATAATGTCCAGGTTCATCTGAACTAGATAGATTCATGGGTAAAGATAAGGACACTTGCGGGACTGTCCGGATGGTCCGTCGGATAAAAATGCATGTCCGTCTTCGGTTTCTTCACGACCCAAGCTAAGTCTGGCTCGACCGTGGGTCTTAGAACGTCGAGTTGGTCAGGGAAGACGGACTGTGGTTCGGTCGGTTCGGTCGGTTCGGTCATCTGGACGTGGTTCCAGCCGAGCTCCAATCGGAACGGGACGGCTCGGTCAGTCTGATCGGTAAGGTCGGATGAACGAACCTCAGTCAAattgttcagaacgtcctgatctccatgctggttGGCTCCAATGGACTGATCCACGAACAGACGCACATCATTCTCttcctcttcaaaaagatttgtcctcaaatctgaaacattaaaaggaaaaggattataagcaaaagaaccataatCAGCACAATGCTCACCTTGAGTTCAGTCCGTTTTTTGAATGGAAGATGATTCTTCTTGGTTGGCTTGATTGATGACCACAAATTTGTTCTTCATCTATCCCCTCCATTGGCTCATATGTGAAGTCATCGAAAATTGGTAATGGGTCTTCCTTTTCTGGCTCGGTTTCAACTTTCTCattctccaaagtcaccaacggTCTTTGCTTTTGACACTTGTTAGAGTAATGACCGATCCTATGACACTTGAAGCACCTGGTAGAATGAGCTTTGCTTGTGGGTTTCAAAGCTTTGCTTTTATCAGAAGacaacacattagttttcaaatcagaatttgaaagaaaagaaaaattacttTGCTGTTTGGTGCAGGAGAACTGTTggtgtttctcttctttttgaGTTGCCGGATAGCGTGAATTGCCTTATGCAACATCTTCTCCAAGATGACATAAGTCTGAAGCTCATTCTTATCAAACACAACACGGTTGTTTCTCTTGGCTttggtgaagggacgatcaccacTTCTGACCCACGCCTCATCATCATCGAACTTGTTTTGTCTCTTCCTTTGATTTCTTCATAAAATCAAACCCAGTAGAAGCATattgtttcttattttcaaaaatcatttgCTTTTTTTCTAACACGGTTTTATAAGGAAAGTAAAcgtcttgttgtggttttgatttgttgagaagtccaaacatcctgaaaacacttaacaaaagagttagcaaataaaaatcctcacactctcaaaatgtttagctcacgatttttaggtgatcactcagagttctttccactggttcaaaggatgataggcagtcaaaattcagcaatcaaaacccaaaacaaactttttgtgaaaaaaagagaaagaacgATGAAGAGAATTTTGATATGGATCCGCCTTAACTGTCCTAAGGCTGGgtttctcttcagccagcaggGTTTCTCTTCCACTACTCCCcttggatttctcttcagaagtgattcaagccaaaacttttactcttttttttatcattttttttaataactggcgatcacaagggagtaaaagaacagcccggatccaacaagaaataagaaaagaaaatcgtagggagatgagaagatgaaaagatgaaatgaaaacaaaccagccaaagtggctTTGATACCGCTTGATACGCCCTAAATTGAAgaatcactttagctgggtgttggatatgatccgagaaggcaaacagcacttctggaactgagatggattgaaaggatcgtcaagagatacGGAATgactcttgatatacccacgatctaaggctaaccacccaagaaagaatgaatgtgttggctaaccaccaaacaacacacaaagatgaattggtgaccaccaaatcaacaagccggttcacacCAACGAACAagctaaagaactctctctctctctcactcagagaagaaacaaaaataaactcaaGAACATAGACAAAATCATAGAATGAAACtacatatttatattgtttGTAGTCAAAGACTAATAAAGAAAATACACGGAAAATAAtgcatagaaaatataaatttgaccAGATCTGAATTAATGAGTCAAAGACTCAGTCTTCCATGCAGATTGGTCAAAGATGGCCCTTCAGTAATGTCAAGGTTCATCTGAACTAGATGGATGCACATGGTAAAGATAAGGACACTTGCGGGACTGTCCGGATGGTCCGCCGGATAAAAATGCATGTCCGTCTTCGATTTCTTCACGACCCAAGCTAAGTCTGGCTCGACCGTGGGTCTTAGAATGTCGAGTTGGTCGGAGAAGACGGGCTGTGGTTCGGTCGTCTGGACGTGGTTCCAGCCGAAGCTCCAATCGGAACGCACACGGGACGGCTAGGTCAGTCTGATCGGTACGGTTGGATGAACGAACCTCGGTCAAATTGTTCAGAACGTCATGATCTCCATGCTGGTTGGTTCCAATGGACTGATCCACGAACCGGAGCACATcagaccctgcaatcaccacataACTTTTTCTCGTACTTTGGCGTCACTCTCACGGTATTGAATCATTTCCCGATAAGTCATCATCTTTCCattactccagctcaagcacgcttaccTCTAGAGTTCTGAACGGATATATAACAGAAAAGGTAAGTGCACTTTAGTGACATAGCTAGTCAAATCAATTATCTTAAACCTTTCCACATATATCAGAAATCGAGATGTTACAAATTTCTCTCTGGATTTGAAGGACTTTAGTGTTAGGATTCATAGCCTTCTCATCTTCGTATTGTTACGGTTTGTACGATAAACAATAAGATCGTTTTTTCCATCTTagataatattttattcaacaaatattttattttaaataatttatgaaaatgatCTCAAActcacaaaatatatattagaagcaaaattacatatttaaagCAACATGTAAAAATTGACGCTAGCGTCGGAAAAGCTATAGGAAGTCTTCTCATTTTCATCACAATAGAAGTAATCTTTGATGcgttaaaaagagaaaaaacaacGAATGCGAGAGTGACACAAACCAACACATAGAAATAGAATGAGAGAGATACATGCAATCAGTGAGTTCTTCAAACCAAATACGTACCAATTGTCACCCACACCACAAATCCTAATTTCAGAATATAAATAAcagttttgatgtttcaaaaaaaaaacaacagttTTGAGAGACGAGTATTATAAAAATTGGGCTAATTGGCCAAATAGCCATTTTCTGATGATAAATTAAGGAAGTAGtgatgattttgacataattcaTTGTTAGGCTTTTGTGCTTTCTTCCATCCGTTTATGCTCCTTAAAGTAACAGGTCACCGGTTCCATATTACAAAGTAAACGACGTGGTGGGTTTGTGTCGCACCATAACAATCACAAAAACATACGGAGCGCGTGACAGAGATATATTCAACACATTATGGAAGAGGATGCAGATATATGAGTAGATAAGGATCGTAAGTGTACCAAAAACAAACGGCGAATTGACGACAATGAAACAAGTGTATTCTATACCAGTTACAGAAAGTCCATACTACGTAGTATAATGCGAATAGTAACCTTATAAATGTAGTTCCAATTGAAAGAGCATGTAAATACTTTGGGTACAGTTGAAATGTGCATGACGCAAAAAAAGTACGTAGTACTTTACCCAAATGGAAGCCAAATACTCATTTTGCCAGCTTCAGATAGGCAAAATCAACAGT
It encodes:
- the LOC103832982 gene encoding uncharacterized protein LOC103832982 yields the protein MEPPPERSKRLHNFTLPYLRWGQQRFLRCVNLPSHSHHSSPSSSSPSPDHATQRSSPINGAVTTARPWNLRTRGAACGEPGDGLPAMKRGIGEEESEKNEKLKFSVSLLKAEIEEDYSIIIGKRPPRRPKKRPRIVQKKLNTIFPGMWLSEEVTIDSYNVPEAVET